In Paenibacillus dendritiformis, the DNA window AGTCTTGTCTCCCCGGGAGCCTGATTGGCTCCTGCGGTGATGACGACCAGATCAGCGTCTTTGCAATCGCTGTAGTCGCCGGCCCAAATGCGCATATTCGACGCAAACGGCAGCCCGTGGTTCAAATCCATGGCGTCTCCTTCGGCCTTCGGCCGGTTGGCGTCGATAATAACCAGCTCGGCCGCAAGCCCTTGGTTGAACAGGGCAAAGGCGTAACTCGATCCGACGAAGCCGGACCCGACGAGCGCTACGCGTGATACTTTCGTGACTTCACTCATGCTGATAGTGCCTCCTTATGTACGTATGTACGCATGTAAATTCAAGCATATACGGGGCCGTATGCAACGAATCGGCAGTCATGCTGATAGTTTAAATTGTAAACAATTTGCGGGTAACAATTCAAATTGAGCTGAAAAAAAATCAAAAACAAATGTTGAATAGGGTAGGGGGGTATGCTATGATGAAAACAAGAGGTGGTGATAACATGAGTTCCCGAGAAGACGCGTTAACCGGCAACGAGGAATCAGCCAACGCTATGGAGGCTGCGGACGGCGAGGCAGAATGCCATCGTCCGGAGGCAACGGGCGAACGGAAGAGCCATCATTCGGCCGAGATGAAGAAGAAGCTGATTCACCGTCTGAACCGCATTGAAGGGCAAGTGCGCGGCGTCAAGTCGA includes these proteins:
- a CDS encoding metal-sensitive transcriptional regulator, whose product is MSSREDALTGNEESANAMEAADGEAECHRPEATGERKSHHSAEMKKKLIHRLNRIEGQVRGVKSMIDKDTYCDDVLHQIASIQSALYSVGRLLLEGHMKSCVVERLQEGDDEVIDELLVTIHKLLK